In Acidobacteriota bacterium, a genomic segment contains:
- a CDS encoding site-specific DNA-methyltransferase: protein MQAARPQPPVEPADLIPREVGALSDPQRDLPRIAKDEALVARIQRAAQALPTEHRLVHGDARALEWLQPGSVHLVLTSPPYWTLKKYRSSRGQMGDIADYEQFLADLDRVWTHCYRALVPGGRLICVVGDVCLSRRQNGGRHTVVPLHAAIQERCRAIGFDNLAPIIWHKIANAAYEVERGSGGFLGKPFEPNAVIKNDIEFILMQRKPGGYRQPDVATRVLSVLSAEQHGAWFQQIWTGLTGASTREHPAPYPLELAQRLVRMFSFVGDRVLDPFLGSGTTAVAAGQSGRNSIGVEVDAHYLAQAHKRIERELVTFFSAARVVQQDR, encoded by the coding sequence ATGCAAGCTGCCAGGCCACAGCCGCCGGTTGAGCCGGCCGATCTCATCCCGCGCGAGGTGGGCGCTCTCAGCGATCCGCAGCGCGATCTGCCGCGCATTGCCAAAGACGAGGCGCTGGTGGCGCGCATTCAGCGGGCGGCGCAGGCGCTGCCGACCGAACACCGCCTGGTTCACGGCGACGCGCGCGCGCTGGAGTGGTTGCAGCCGGGAAGCGTTCACCTGGTGCTGACATCGCCGCCCTACTGGACGCTCAAAAAATACCGCTCGTCCCGCGGTCAGATGGGCGACATTGCCGACTACGAACAGTTTCTGGCGGATCTGGATCGCGTCTGGACGCACTGCTATCGGGCGCTGGTGCCGGGCGGGCGGCTGATTTGCGTGGTGGGCGACGTTTGCCTGTCACGCCGGCAGAACGGCGGCCGGCACACGGTCGTGCCACTGCACGCCGCCATCCAGGAGCGCTGCCGTGCCATCGGGTTTGACAACCTGGCGCCCATCATCTGGCACAAAATCGCCAACGCCGCCTACGAGGTCGAGCGCGGCTCGGGCGGATTTCTGGGTAAGCCCTTCGAGCCCAACGCAGTGATCAAGAACGATATCGAGTTCATTCTGATGCAGCGCAAGCCCGGCGGTTACCGGCAGCCGGACGTGGCGACGCGGGTGCTGAGCGTTCTCTCCGCGGAGCAGCACGGCGCCTGGTTTCAGCAGATCTGGACGGGCCTGACCGGCGCCTCGACGCGCGAGCACCCGGCGCCCTATCCGCTGGAGCTGGCGCAGCGGCTGGTGCGGATGTTCAGCTTCGTGGGCGACAGGGTGCTCGATCCGTTTCTGGGTTCGGGGACCACCGCTGTCGCCGCAGGCCAGAGCGGCCGCAACAGCATCGGCGTCGAAGTTGATGCGCATTACCTGGCGCAAGCGCACAAACGCATCGAGCGGGAGCTGGTGACGTTCTTTAGTGCGGCGCGTGTCGTTCAGCAGGATAGATAG
- the treY gene encoding malto-oligosyltrehalose synthase, with the protein MTAPQSVYRLQLRPGFGFDEAAAGAAEYLAALGVTHVMCSPILAAAPGSQHGYDVADPEQVNPDLGGEEGFRRWNERLRALGLGQIVDIVPNHMAIATTRNRWWWDVLRVGEASPYARYFDIDWRKSAPLVLPWLSRPLNATLAAGELKIEDGVLRYGTMEFPLAPGSESAGELSAVLARQHYRLAHWSVADHELPYRRFFDVSHLIGVRVEDAEVFAATHRRVLEWLANDVIDGVRVDHVDGLREPAAYLERLRAAAPHAWIVVEKILARGEALRAEWPVAGTTGYEFLNRVMGLLLAPESGAALQACYEAFTGPQPPFAVAALESQRQVLGNLLHSELRWVSKMVLARRGPFAALRGLTRVQLDHALAELAVRYPVYRTYAPASGPIAAEDRRILAAAQAAASAAEPARAAIYEALRELLEREENRAVLLRFQQLTPAVFAKGVEDTAFYRSFRLSALNEVGGDPGNFGTSLTEFHEACAAVEQHWPATMLATSTHDAKRGEDVRARLCLLSEIPESWQAAALAWQEHNRTRHSRIGPDANTEYLFYQTLVGAWPIREERMQAYLLKAVREAKAHTSWRTPNAAYEHALRRFVAAAMADAAWMRTVEAFVQPLLDPGWVNSLTQVLLKMTAPGVPHIYNGAELWDMHLVDPDNRGAVDFGLRRRLLAELDPAPAPEAIWARRAEGLPKLWLIHRALQLRRAQPEAFADYAPLRAQGPDAERVVAYTRGGGVATIAPRLMMNHDPVEATVELPAGRWRNYLTDEMLEGGARPAAALWARFPVALLARETA; encoded by the coding sequence GTGACGGCCCCGCAGTCGGTATACCGGCTGCAGCTCCGGCCCGGCTTCGGGTTCGACGAAGCCGCAGCCGGGGCGGCGGAATATCTGGCCGCGCTGGGCGTTACGCACGTGATGTGCTCGCCCATCCTCGCGGCCGCGCCTGGCAGCCAGCATGGCTATGATGTCGCCGATCCGGAACAGGTGAATCCGGATCTGGGCGGCGAAGAGGGTTTTCGCCGCTGGAATGAGCGTCTGCGTGCGCTCGGCCTCGGTCAGATTGTGGATATCGTGCCCAATCACATGGCTATTGCCACGACGCGGAATCGCTGGTGGTGGGATGTGCTGCGCGTGGGCGAGGCCAGCCCGTATGCGCGCTACTTCGATATCGACTGGCGTAAGTCAGCGCCGCTCGTTCTGCCTTGGCTGAGCCGGCCGCTGAACGCCACGCTGGCGGCGGGCGAACTAAAGATTGAGGATGGCGTGCTGCGCTACGGCACGATGGAGTTTCCGCTCGCCCCTGGCAGCGAATCTGCGGGCGAGCTGAGCGCGGTGCTGGCGCGGCAGCATTACCGGCTGGCGCATTGGAGCGTGGCCGATCACGAGCTTCCTTACCGGCGCTTTTTTGACGTTTCGCATCTCATTGGCGTGCGGGTAGAGGATGCGGAGGTGTTCGCGGCTACGCACCGGCGCGTTCTGGAGTGGCTGGCGAACGATGTGATCGACGGCGTGCGTGTCGATCATGTGGACGGGTTGCGCGAGCCTGCCGCCTATCTGGAGCGCTTGCGCGCCGCCGCGCCGCACGCCTGGATCGTGGTGGAAAAGATTCTGGCGCGGGGAGAAGCGTTGCGCGCGGAATGGCCGGTGGCGGGAACGACGGGCTATGAGTTTCTCAACCGCGTGATGGGGCTGCTGCTTGCGCCCGAGAGTGGCGCGGCGCTCCAAGCCTGCTATGAGGCGTTTACCGGACCACAGCCGCCGTTCGCGGTTGCGGCACTGGAGTCACAGCGGCAGGTCCTGGGCAATCTGCTGCACAGCGAGCTGCGCTGGGTGAGCAAAATGGTGCTGGCGCGGCGCGGGCCATTTGCGGCGCTGCGTGGCCTGACGCGCGTGCAGCTCGATCATGCGCTGGCCGAGCTGGCGGTGCGTTATCCCGTGTATCGGACTTACGCGCCGGCAAGCGGTCCCATCGCGGCCGAAGATCGGAGAATACTGGCGGCGGCGCAGGCGGCGGCCAGCGCCGCGGAACCCGCGCGAGCAGCCATTTACGAAGCTTTACGGGAGCTGCTTGAGCGCGAAGAGAACCGGGCGGTGCTGTTGCGCTTCCAGCAGCTCACGCCGGCGGTCTTCGCCAAAGGCGTCGAGGACACGGCGTTCTACCGCTCCTTCCGGCTGAGCGCGCTGAATGAAGTGGGCGGCGATCCGGGCAACTTTGGCACGAGCTTGACGGAATTTCACGAGGCGTGCGCTGCGGTCGAGCAGCATTGGCCGGCGACCATGCTCGCTACCAGCACGCATGATGCCAAGCGCGGCGAGGATGTGCGGGCGCGGCTGTGCCTGCTCTCGGAGATTCCGGAATCGTGGCAAGCGGCGGCGCTCGCCTGGCAGGAGCACAATCGCACTCGCCACAGCCGAATCGGACCCGATGCGAACACGGAGTATCTTTTCTACCAAACGCTGGTGGGCGCCTGGCCGATCCGCGAGGAGCGCATGCAGGCCTATCTGCTCAAGGCGGTGCGCGAAGCCAAGGCGCATACCTCCTGGCGGACGCCCAACGCCGCTTATGAACACGCGCTGCGCCGCTTCGTGGCCGCAGCCATGGCTGACGCCGCATGGATGCGGACGGTGGAAGCGTTCGTGCAGCCGTTGCTCGACCCCGGCTGGGTCAACTCGTTGACGCAGGTGCTGCTCAAGATGACCGCGCCGGGCGTGCCGCACATCTATAATGGCGCCGAGCTTTGGGATATGCACCTGGTCGATCCGGACAATCGCGGCGCGGTGGACTTTGGTCTGCGGCGGCGGCTGCTAGCCGAGCTGGATCCGGCTCCGGCGCCCGAAGCTATTTGGGCGCGTCGCGCGGAGGGACTGCCCAAGCTCTGGCTGATTCACCGGGCGCTGCAATTGCGGCGCGCGCAGCCGGAAGCGTTTGCCGATTACGCGCCGCTGCGGGCGCAGGGACCGGATGCGGAGCGCGTGGTCGCGTATACCCGGGGCGGAGGGGTTGCCACCATCGCGCCGCGACTGATGATGAATCACGATCCAGTGGAAGCCACGGTGGAACTGCCTGCCGGGCGCTGGCGGAATTATTTGACGGACGAAATGCTGGAGGGCGGCGCGCGGCCTGCCGCGGCGCTGTGGGCGCGCTTTCCCGTGGCACTACTGGCGCGGGAGACGGCATGA
- the treZ gene encoding malto-oligosyltrehalose trehalohydrolase, whose protein sequence is MKPRVWAPLAQRMEIEHDGRREAMQPHADGWWIAATDLPHGADYAFCRDGGEARPDPRSLWQPNGVHAPSRCFDVRRFVWSDADFRAAALTGAGPGVAAPRHPLDARPSRGPWTPQPGLRVWRSAVLYELHIGTFTAEGRFDAAIGELDHLAALGITHVEVMPIAAFPGERGWGYDGVALFAAHSAYGGPEGFQRFVDACHARGLGVILDVVYNHLGPSGNYLSTFAPYFTDRHHTPWGEAVNFDGPYSDGVREFFIANARSWLRDFHCDGLRLDAVHAIADNSARTFLEDLAASVRVLEAECGRPLVLIAESDANDSRLSAPPEAGGIGLTAQWNEDFHHALHAALSGEREGYFCDFGSLAALAATLRRGFYLDGRYSHFRHRRHGRPFGATDASRLVVYAQNHDQTGNRARGERLSQLVSPGLLRVAAALTLLGPGVPLLFQGEEFGAKTPFLYFTDHAEPELAAAVRQGRPRESPDPQDPDTFTRSRLRWDQQDAGLLAWYRDLIRLRRTTALAGHDLAEVRVRYSERDRWLTLARGGWRVACNLAPQPQAVPLGRSPQGWRLVLASAEPQAVAADAATLAPTSAAVFAPRQGWGPGAPGPAGAEAGRPA, encoded by the coding sequence ATGAAACCGAGGGTCTGGGCGCCGCTGGCGCAGCGGATGGAGATCGAGCACGATGGCCGCCGCGAGGCGATGCAGCCGCACGCGGACGGCTGGTGGATTGCCGCCACCGATCTGCCGCACGGCGCTGACTATGCCTTTTGCCGCGATGGCGGCGAGGCGCGGCCCGATCCACGCTCCCTCTGGCAGCCGAACGGCGTACATGCACCGTCGCGCTGTTTTGATGTCCGGCGCTTCGTTTGGAGCGATGCGGACTTTCGCGCTGCGGCGTTGACGGGCGCGGGGCCTGGCGTGGCTGCGCCACGCCACCCGCTTGACGCTCGGCCGAGCCGGGGGCCCTGGACGCCCCAGCCCGGCCTTCGCGTCTGGCGGAGCGCGGTTCTCTACGAGCTGCATATCGGCACGTTTACTGCGGAGGGCAGGTTCGACGCCGCCATCGGCGAACTCGATCATCTTGCGGCGCTGGGCATTACGCATGTGGAGGTCATGCCGATTGCGGCGTTTCCGGGTGAGCGCGGCTGGGGGTACGACGGCGTGGCGTTGTTTGCCGCACACAGCGCCTATGGCGGGCCGGAGGGATTTCAGCGTTTCGTCGATGCCTGCCATGCGCGCGGCCTGGGCGTCATTCTGGACGTGGTGTACAACCACCTCGGGCCCTCGGGAAATTATCTGAGCACGTTCGCTCCGTATTTCACCGATCGCCATCACACGCCCTGGGGCGAAGCCGTGAACTTTGATGGGCCGTACAGCGATGGCGTGCGGGAGTTTTTTATCGCCAATGCGCGAAGCTGGCTGCGGGATTTCCATTGCGACGGTCTGCGGCTGGACGCGGTACATGCTATTGCGGACAATTCCGCGCGCACGTTTCTGGAAGATTTAGCGGCGTCGGTACGCGTGCTCGAAGCCGAGTGCGGGCGCCCGCTGGTGCTGATCGCCGAAAGCGACGCCAACGATTCCCGGCTGAGCGCGCCGCCCGAGGCTGGCGGCATCGGGCTGACGGCGCAATGGAACGAGGATTTTCATCACGCCTTGCACGCGGCGCTCTCCGGCGAGCGCGAAGGCTACTTTTGCGATTTCGGCTCGCTGGCGGCGCTCGCCGCGACGCTGCGGCGCGGCTTTTACCTGGACGGACGGTATTCGCACTTTCGCCACCGGCGCCATGGGCGGCCGTTCGGAGCGACGGATGCTTCACGGCTTGTGGTCTACGCCCAGAACCACGATCAGACCGGCAATCGCGCGCGCGGCGAACGCCTGAGTCAGCTCGTCTCGCCGGGCCTGCTGCGGGTTGCGGCGGCACTGACGCTGCTCGGCCCCGGCGTACCGCTGCTGTTCCAGGGTGAAGAATTCGGCGCGAAAACGCCCTTTCTGTACTTCACCGATCATGCTGAGCCCGAGCTGGCAGCCGCAGTGCGCCAGGGCCGGCCGCGGGAGAGTCCCGATCCGCAAGATCCGGACACCTTCACGCGCAGCCGCCTGCGCTGGGACCAGCAGGATGCCGGCCTGCTCGCCTGGTACCGCGACCTGATCCGGCTGCGGCGTACGACCGCACTCGCCGGCCACGATCTCGCCGAAGTCCGCGTGCGCTACAGCGAGCGCGACCGCTGGCTCACGCTGGCGCGCGGAGGCTGGCGGGTGGCGTGCAATCTCGCGCCGCAGCCACAGGCGGTGCCGCTCGGCCGGTCTCCGCAGGGCTGGCGGCTGGTGCTGGCGTCGGCGGAGCCGCAAGCCGTCGCTGCGGACGCAGCCACCCTTGCACCCACTTCTGCTGCCGTATTCGCGCCCCGGCAGGGCTGGGGCCCCGGGGCCCCCGGACCTGCCGGGGCGGAAGCGGGTCGCCCGGCGTAG
- the glgX gene encoding glycogen debranching enzyme GlgX: MDLRPGSPAPLGAIWDGEGVNFAVYSSVAQSVHLCLREFEGFREARVALLEHNSHIWHGYIPGLQPGQAYGYRVSAPYAPASGQRANDQKLLLDPYARALAGDVRWDDALFGYRVGARNADLSLDRRDDIEQVPACLVVDSRFDWQEDAAPKTPWHESVIYELQVKNFTARHPGVPPELRGTFSGLAHPAAIEHLRSLGVTAVELLPVQQRLSGRGLVERGLSDHWGYNTIGFFAPDARFASVPGDQVNEFKRMVQALHRAGLEVILDVVYNHTGEGNQLGPTLSFRGLDNASYYRLAEDRRFYTDYTGVGNTFNTAHPQVLQLVMDSLRYWVTDMHVDGFRFDLATTLGRGAQRFKPWGAFFAAVHQDPVLAQSKLIAEPWDLGPDGYQVGNFPLRWSEWNGKFRDAMRDYWRAATNGRLGEFATRLTGSSDLYEPSGRQTSASVNFVTAHDGFTLRDLVSYNAKHNEANGDNNRDGTDDNRSWNCGVEGETDDPKVLALRTRQRRNFFVTLLLSQGVPMILSGDEIGHTQKGNNNAYCQDSDIAWLDWEHADQEFLSFCRGVLAFYHAHPVFRRRQWFSGRGPHGTGADIGWFRPDGARMQGEDWDKDHALQIYINGAAVPSRDEAGERILDDSFCLLFNARAEEVEFRLPVAEVTDGAQSWRQVIDTASGQVEAQTQEQLAAQALVKLEGRSLLVLRRIA; the protein is encoded by the coding sequence CTGGATTTGCGGCCGGGTTCGCCTGCCCCGCTGGGTGCGATCTGGGACGGCGAGGGGGTGAACTTCGCCGTCTATTCCTCGGTAGCGCAGAGCGTGCACCTCTGCCTGCGGGAGTTCGAGGGGTTCCGGGAAGCGCGCGTGGCGCTGCTGGAGCACAACAGCCATATCTGGCATGGCTATATTCCGGGCTTGCAGCCGGGGCAAGCGTATGGCTATCGCGTCAGCGCACCGTATGCGCCGGCGAGCGGGCAGCGCGCGAATGACCAGAAGCTGTTGCTCGATCCCTATGCGCGTGCACTGGCCGGCGACGTGCGCTGGGATGATGCGTTGTTTGGCTATCGCGTGGGAGCGCGCAACGCCGACCTCAGCCTCGACCGGCGCGACGATATCGAGCAGGTACCTGCCTGCCTGGTGGTGGACTCACGCTTTGACTGGCAGGAGGATGCTGCCCCGAAGACGCCCTGGCACGAATCCGTCATTTACGAGCTGCAGGTGAAGAACTTCACCGCGCGGCACCCGGGTGTGCCGCCGGAGCTGCGGGGTACGTTCAGCGGGTTGGCGCATCCGGCGGCCATCGAACATCTTAGATCGCTGGGTGTGACCGCGGTGGAGCTGCTGCCGGTGCAACAGCGGCTGTCGGGGCGCGGCTTGGTGGAGCGGGGCTTGAGCGATCACTGGGGCTACAACACCATCGGCTTTTTCGCTCCCGATGCGCGTTTCGCCAGCGTGCCCGGCGATCAGGTGAACGAGTTCAAGCGCATGGTGCAGGCGCTGCATCGCGCTGGGCTGGAAGTCATTCTCGATGTCGTCTACAACCACACCGGGGAGGGCAACCAACTGGGGCCGACGCTGTCGTTCCGCGGGCTGGACAACGCCAGTTATTACCGGCTGGCGGAGGACCGCCGCTTCTACACCGACTACACCGGCGTCGGCAATACCTTCAACACCGCGCATCCGCAGGTGTTGCAACTCGTGATGGATAGCCTGCGCTACTGGGTCACCGACATGCACGTGGATGGCTTCCGTTTCGATCTGGCGACCACGCTGGGGCGGGGCGCGCAGCGCTTCAAGCCCTGGGGCGCGTTCTTTGCCGCGGTGCATCAGGATCCGGTGCTGGCGCAAAGCAAGCTGATCGCCGAGCCCTGGGATCTGGGTCCGGACGGCTACCAGGTGGGCAACTTTCCATTGCGCTGGTCGGAATGGAACGGCAAGTTCCGGGATGCCATGCGCGATTACTGGCGCGCGGCCACCAACGGCCGGTTGGGGGAGTTTGCCACGCGGCTGACCGGCAGCTCCGATTTGTACGAGCCCAGCGGGCGACAGACCTCCGCCAGCGTCAATTTTGTGACGGCACACGACGGCTTTACGCTGCGCGACCTGGTGAGCTACAACGCGAAGCACAATGAGGCCAACGGCGACAACAATCGTGATGGCACGGACGACAACCGCTCCTGGAACTGCGGGGTCGAGGGGGAAACCGATGACCCCAAAGTGCTCGCGCTGCGCACGCGCCAGCGGCGCAATTTTTTTGTCACGCTGCTGCTGTCGCAGGGCGTGCCCATGATCCTGAGCGGCGATGAAATCGGCCACACCCAGAAGGGCAACAACAACGCCTATTGCCAGGATTCCGACATTGCCTGGCTGGACTGGGAGCATGCCGACCAGGAGTTTCTGAGCTTTTGCCGGGGCGTGCTGGCCTTCTATCATGCTCATCCGGTGTTCCGGCGGCGGCAATGGTTTTCCGGCCGCGGACCGCACGGCACCGGTGCCGACATTGGCTGGTTCCGGCCCGACGGCGCGCGGATGCAAGGGGAGGATTGGGACAAAGATCACGCCCTGCAGATTTATATCAACGGCGCGGCCGTGCCCTCGCGGGATGAGGCGGGCGAGCGCATTCTGGATGACAGCTTCTGTCTGCTGTTCAATGCCCGCGCCGAGGAGGTCGAATTCCGTCTTCCGGTGGCGGAAGTCACCGACGGCGCGCAGAGCTGGCGGCAGGTGATCGATACTGCTTCCGGGCAAGTCGAGGCACAAACCCAGGAGCAGCTCGCCGCCCAAGCGTTGGTCAAGCTGGAGGGCCGCTCGCTGCTGGTGCTGCGGCGGATCGCGTGA